Proteins found in one Gemmatimonadaceae bacterium genomic segment:
- a CDS encoding serine/threonine protein kinase, translated as MHRDIKPENVLLSGDGKALLADYGIAHAVSAVERDGFTSTGVVIGTPLYMSPEQSGGGPIDGRSDIYSLGCLLYEMLAGDTPFHGATPQAILARHMLTNRPPCTLCALRSPVAGRPRDADARQG; from the coding sequence GTGCATCGGGACATCAAGCCGGAGAATGTGCTCCTCTCTGGCGATGGGAAGGCGCTTCTCGCCGACTATGGCATCGCGCATGCGGTGAGCGCAGTCGAGCGGGACGGCTTCACGAGCACCGGGGTGGTAATAGGGACTCCGCTCTACATGAGTCCGGAGCAATCGGGTGGCGGGCCGATTGACGGGCGCAGCGATATCTACTCGCTGGGGTGTCTGCTGTACGAGATGCTGGCGGGCGACACGCCGTTTCACGGTGCGACGCCCCAAGCGATCCTCGCCCGTCACATGTTGACCAACCGCCCTCCCTGCACATTGTGCGCGCTTCGATCGCCCGTGGCTGGAAGGCCTCGTGATGCGGATGCTCGCCAAGGTTGA